The following is a genomic window from Coleofasciculaceae cyanobacterium.
TAAAAAAAGAGGTGGCTTTGAGCCAGTAGCTCTAATTTTAAAAAGCAAGGAGCTGGATGTTGATGATTTTTGAGATAAGACATTGGCTATACCTTCAATTGTGGGGGAAGAAAGAAAAGTTCCCAAGGAAATATTAGTATCAAAGGTTGTTTCAATTTGTGTTAGCAGACTTACAGCTAGTAGAGAATGACCTCCCAAATCAAAGAAATCGGCTGTTACGCTGATCTTGTCCTTACCTAAAACATCCTGCCAAATTTTTACTAGTCTTTTCTCCGACTCATTTCGTGGAACTATATATTCAGCTGAATTCTGTAGGAGTTGCTGGGGTACTGGCAAAGCACGACGATCCACTTTCCCGTTGATGGTTAAGGGAAATTTTTCTAGCTGCACAAAAGATGCAGGAATCATATAGTCGGGTAACTTCTGTTTGAGGACTTTTCTTAAATTTTCAACAGTAAGATTTAGACCAGACTTACCTACGACATAAGCAACTAAACGTTTATCACCTGGTGTATCTTCCCTGACTATGACCACACTTTGAAGTATCTCTGGATGTTGAGCCAAAACCGCTTCAATTTCTCCTAGCTCAATCCGAAAACCACGAATTTTTACCTGGTTGTCGATTCTTCCCAGATATTCGATTTCGCCATCACTGGAATAACGTGCCAAATCTCCAGTTTTATATAGTTTTTGTGAGGAATCAAAAGGACTAGAAATAAATCTTTCTTGGGTCAATTCAGGACGATTTAGATATCCACGAGCCAAACCTGAACCGCCAACATACATTTCACCGATAGTTCCTATTGGTACTAGCTGTAAATATTTATCTAGTAAGTAGATTTTGAGATCTCGAATAGGACAGCCAATAACGCTGCTCTGCTGATTAGTATCTGCCATGGTAAGTGGGCGATAAGTAACGTGTACGGTGGTTTCAGTGATGCCATACATATTTACTAGCTGCGCATGGCGATCGCCATGCCGTTCAAACCAGGGTTTCAAGCTGTGTATCTCTAATGCTTCTCCACCGAAAATAACTAAACGCAAATTTAACCGAGAATTTAGATTTGAGCGTTCGTCTATCTGGATTAATTGTGAAAAAGCTGAGGGAGTTTGGTTTAATACTGTAACTTTCTCGTCTAGGAGAAGCTGATAAAAACTATCGGGAGATCTGCTGACTAAATAAGGTACTATTACCAATCTTCCACCGTATAGTAATGCTCCCCAAAATTCCCAAACAGAGAAATCAAAAGCATAGGAATGAAACATCGTCCAAACATCAGTACAGCTAAAGTTGTACCACGACTGGGTAGCGGTAAATAATCGACAGACATTATGGTGTTCGATTAAAACTCCTTTTGGCTTACCTGTAGTTCCCGAAGTATAGATCACGTAAGCTAAGTTCGACGGCTCAGTCTGATTGCTGAGATTTTCCACACTATTGGAAGAAATTATGTGCCAATCTCGATTTAAACATACTACTCTTGCCTGGGTTTGTGGTAAGTTGGCTAAATGCTGTTCATTGGTCAACAATACTGCGATCTGAGAATCAGCAATAGAATAAGCTATTCTATCTTGAGGATAAGCTGGATCTAATGGTACATATGCGCCGCCTGCCTTGAGAATTCCCATCAATCCGATCACCGTATCAAGCGATCGCTCTACACAAATACCAACAAGTACCTCAGGACCAACTCCTAAAGAATGCAGATGATGAGCCAATTGGTTAGCTCGATTATTCAGCTCTCGATAGGTTAATTGCCGATCTTCAAACACTACGGCAACAGCATTGGGCGATCGCATTACCTGCGCTTCAAACAACTGATGAAGACATTTATCCTGAGAAAAATCAACCTCAGGCTCATTCCACTCCCACAGTATTTTGTGACTTTCTGCTGCGGGTAATAGTGACTGGTAGGCAAGAGATTGTTCGGGATTTGCAACTATGCTCTGCAACAAAGTTTCAAACTGGTCGCACATTCTAGCAATGCTATTACTATCGAACACCTCAGAGTTATATCGCCAGCAAAATGCTTGACCATGGTCTGGAATGATTAGAGTAAGGTCGCTCTCCAGGATGGCTGCTGCGCGATCGCCTGCTAAATCTTCTAGGTTTGATACCCGTGCCACGATTACGGGCAATAATTGTCCATCATATATACCTGGTACTGAATCCAAAACTGGATATCGAGTCACAATATCTAATGCATAACTTTGATGTTGTTTTGCAAATTCAATTTGCCTTTGGACAACTTCAACTACTTCTTTTAAATCTTGCTCTAAGTCTATTTCAATTTTACAAGGGATATAGGCCGCCAAAGAACCGTCAGGCTCGATATTTTGCTTTAATTCAAGATCAGTAAATCCAATATCAAAACAAACCGTTCCGCTGATTCTAGCCAAATAACTGATTAAAACAGTAAACAGAATATCTGCCTGTTTAATAGCGAGAAAGGACTTTTCCAACGAATTGATTAGCCGCTCGGGAACTGGCAGGACAACTTCTACAAACTGTCGCTTCTGCGTTAGCGTTTGTTTAGCGAAAGGAATTGTTAATGGCTGTAGATCCGCTAATCTTGTCGCCCAAAATGCTTCGTACTTGGCGATCGACGTATTGGGGTGACTTCCCGTTTTAATAGATATAGACATCTTAAATTATTTACTCTCGGTAATTTTTTTGCTTGATAAAAAGGATTTGATGAAGTGAATGCCAGCTGCCTTTGCAAAATGTGCAGGATACTGCTTACTGAATCAATTCTTGCTTCAGATGGTCTGCCAATCTCAAGGCGAACGCTACAATCATAAATGTAGAATTTGCCTGTCCTGAAGTCACAAAGGTAGAACTACTGGCAACAAATAGATCGTCGAATCCATGTATATTACAGTTTGACCCGACAACACCTTTACTTGGATGTTCTGACATACGAGTAGTACCAACCTGATGAAATCCATCCCCAGCCTGGGACCATACGCTTGCTTCTAGATCGTCAGTCAAATATTTTAAATAACCGGATTCATGTTTTCTTAAATGCCGATCCCAATGATGATGAGCTTTAACTACATTTTCAATATCTCGATCCGTGAAGCGAAGATCGATGTTTAGTCTTCCCATACCCAATTCATCTGTTTCATCCGATAGGCTGACGGTGCTATCTGGGTTTGGCACTTGCTCGCTGTAATAGTGCAGCGGATATTCGTTGGCAGCACTATAAACAAACAGCGCAGGAATTTTTCGTTTAGCCACGAATCTTCTATAACTAAAGTTCGGAATAAAGGAAAGTATCTCGCCAAAATCTTTGATTATATTCATGATATGGCGATAGTAAATCCCTTTATCATTACCGATCGCTGCTTTTCTTATAGCTGTTGAAGCACCAAGACGACTCTTCAATACAGGTAGGCTCAAGGCAATGTAAGCAGAAGACAAAATGCCATTTTGATGAGAAAAGTCGCCGAAGTCGGGAGTACCCAACCAGGCAACTGTATTAGAAAGTTCTTGCTCTTGCAAAAATTCTGGTGCAAAGGAAAAACGTCGCCGAATATACGTATTGTCTGAATCTCGATCGAAGCCGAAAACCGTTTCTTTGGGGGGAGTCGTGAAATGAGCGATCGCAATATCTCCTGAGAGATGACCCATGTAGAACTTGCCTAACAGTCCACTATGGTTGCCAATACCGCCAGCATGGTAGCGATCGGAAGCTAAGAGTAAGCGAGTATTATTTAAAGCACCCCCCGCCAAAACGTACTTTTGGCATTTAATATTTAAATTCTTACCGCCGAGAGTTTTTGCCCGAAGTAATTCAACTCGAACACCCTGGTCATTGGTGTTAATTTCGGTACAGGTCAAGCCATAAAACAACTTAATCCGTTCTGATCGTTTCAACTGAGCCAAGTATTCTTTACCAAAATTAGTTGGTAGCGACCATCGCTCTAAAGTTGAAGTGAGTACTTCCTCGTCAGGTAAACCTGGAACAATTGACTTCTGCTCAATATGGGACATATTGTTCAAGTCAAACTCAGATTTGCCACACAAAAAATAGTCACAAGCTCGTTGAAAATAGACCTTCAGCTCTTCATAAGTTACGGGCCAATCTGAGTTAGGAATATGATTGCGTTGCGCAAAATCCACGGGGTCGTATGGTACACAACGTCCACCCCAAATAGTAGATGTGCCACCTATCTGTCGCCGAGTTGATTCTGACATAGGTGCGTGAAATTGCGGATCGAAGTGATTAGCATCACCAAGGTTTTGAATTGCTTCAGAGAAATCTAAGCGACCGCTTTCGAGTAGAGCAACGTCATACCCAGCCTGTGCTAACTCTAAAGCCAAGACTATTCCTGCTGGGCCTGCACCAACCACCCCAATATCAGAAGTTATAGTGGCTTTATCCTGGATTGTTTCAGCATCAATTAACATAAGTCAAAGTGACGAAATATAATGTAGCAATTGTCAAAAAAAGTATGAAGAAAAAAGTACGAAGTTCAGTGGTTTAAAAGAGGCTTGTGTTTCTCTCAAAACGGACGTATCGAGCTGCCCAGGAGACCTCGGCAGTCTCGTTCTTCCCTGTTCCGTCACGAACGACGGGGCGGGTGTCCTGAAGGAAGAAGCATGAAGCTAGCTTGTTGCTTCTTCCTTCAAACCTTATACTTCATACCTCTAAGGGCGAAGCCCTGGTTAATAACTAGAGTTGAAACGAGTTTAAAACTTACGGTCAAAGCTATTTAAACCTCAACTGTTAAGCAAAACTTTTTCTGGCTTGATTTTTTCTGGCTTGATTTCTTTCGCTTGAGAATTAAAGTAGAGTCGAATCACTTCGATATTTTTCTCTACATCACGGCGGGAGTAGCTAGGGTAAGTGGGTAAATACAATAGATCTTGAGCAACTTGTCTGGCGTTGGGGCAATCGCGATAAAATTCCTCGAATCGAGGTGTATCAGCGTTATTAATAAAGTGACCTAGAGCAATATCTCTTCCATGCTCGAACATAAATGTACGCAATGCTTCTCGGTCAGGACATTGGAGAGGATACCAAAGATAGGTAATGGATTTATCTGCCTGTAAAGGAGGCAAGATCAACTCATCAATATCTTTCAAGCCTTCGTGATACATCCGACCGTATTCAATTCTCTTCTCAATTTTAGTATCGACCTGTTTGAGTTGAGACAGACCAATGCGAGCTTGGAATGAGGTGTAATAGGACTTGTACACGTCAGGTAGTTCTGATGCAGCCTCACTTTCTTGTGGTTTTCGGCGAGTACTTTTATTAATTGCCTCAACATTTTTTAGAGTACTAAAGCGCAGAATAGGATAAATTAGCGGGAAAAAAAGCGACGAAGTAACAAGATCGTGTTTTAATCCTGATTTTAATTTGCTAAATAGTAGCGGCAGTGGTGAAGTCGAGAAATTTTGGGACTCAGCCTGTATTTTCTCCATCACATCATCGCGCTCGGTAACGACAACGCCTCCACGCCAGGTAGGTAAGTTTTTGTGCATCTCTAAACTGAAGATACCCACTTCGCCAATAGTACCTACTGGTTTACCTTGCTCTTTTACTCCAAAGGATTGAGCGCAATCTTCAATCATCGGAATATTAGAGCGATCGCATATTGCTTTAATCCGGTGTGCCTCAGCAGCAACCCCATGTAAATGAGTAATTAAAACTGCTCCAGTATTAGCGGTAATTAAACTCTCAACATCTGTTGCAGATATATTGCAGGTTGAGCGATCGACATCGGCAAATACAGGACGACCTCCCGCAAAAATTACCATGTTAATCACATCGGCAATGGTGTAGGGAGACAGAATTACTTCTTGTCCAGGCTTGATTAAAGCTTTGACTGCAAAATAAATCCCAATTCGGCATTGAGAAACACAGATCGCATAACGAGAGCTAAACCGCAGGCGCAATTCATGTTCAAAACGATCGATGTCTTTTTTACTATTGATGAACCGTCCTCCTAGGACATAGCCCAAAAACTGAGTGTAACTATTAAGATCGGTATAAAGACGGTTTCTGGGACTAGGGCTTAAATTTAACATAATTTATTTATTCCTTAATTCTAATAACACTTTTGTAGTAATAAAGTAGGATAAATTGCAACCGTATATTTAAGGAGATTTTGTTTAAGTTTTGGCTGCAATAAAAGTTAGGTCTGGGACTGGGATCTAGCTGATTAAAGTCCTTAGTTGGTTAGTTGTCCAGCTAACCAATTTGGGACGGTGCTGGGGAGCATAGAGCCAGGAAATTGCTGGTTTAGCCAAAGGTAAGGGCATTAATCCCACCCAAATAAACCACAGACTATAAAAGATGCGCTTGGGCAAATTAAAGTCTGAATATTTCCACAGACTCCTGATTCCCTGATAGATCAGCTTGGTAGAGCGATCGCCTTTGACGGGATGGGTTTGGATATTTAACCTTAATGAGATAATCCGCGACCAAAGACGGCCAATAGAACGTTGTTCTAAGTCTGGAGGAATTTGGTATCCTAACTCCTGAGCTTTTTTAGTTAGCAAGGAAAAATTTTGCAGATCATGACAGACAAACCGTTTAAAGCGATCGCCCGTCACCGTAGCTAATGCCCACTGGTTGCTATCGTGGACGCGATAAACTCCTAGTGGTCGCTCGATGGCTGCAACCTCGCCATAAAAAGGCACTTGAAAAGACAAATAATCATCGGCGGTAAGCTTATATTGCTCGGGTATGGGAAATAAGTTAGTTAAAGCCTGACGACTGAGGGCATTACCACTGGTAGGAGTGCTGTTATAACCTCCTGTTTCGAGCAACATTTGCCATACTTTGCCACGAGATAAAGGACTGCTCCCTTGGGGTGATGAATAGCCGAGAGATTTTCCTGCTCCATCAACGACATTTAAGCGATAATGCACCTTGGCTAAATTTGGTTGCCAGATTGCAACAATTTCCGCTACGGCTTGGGAAAACAAGAAATCATCAGAATCGAGGAAGATCACGATCTCCCCTTTGCTTTTGGCAAATCCACTATTAAATGCTGCTGCCTGTTTACCGTTGGGTTGTAAAATAGCAATAATGCGATCGCCGTACTCAGAAATAATCTGACGGGAGTTATCTGTTGAGCCATCGTCAACTACAATTACCTCAATATCTGTGTAACTTTGATTTAAGGCACTATCAATCGCCTCTGCTAAAAAGCGATCGTAGTTATAGTTGTTGATAATAATACTGACTAATAGGCTAGATTTCATTTAATTAAACTTACCTCTGGTTGGAGTTGATTAATATCCGCCAATTTGATATCTGCAACTGTTTCCAAGAAACGTTTGGCAGTAGGTATAGGACCATAATTATCAATTGCCCAGGCTTTACCTTCGGCGGAAATGTATTCTAAAAGCTGAGGCTGATCGGCTATTCTCTCGATCGATTCGGAGATGTTGTCTAAATCAATACCAATGTAATGTCGCCAATTCTCAGGCATGACAGGAAGTACAAAACCGTACTTGTCAAAATCAACGTGAAAAGTAACGCAACCCGCTGCCATTGATTCCCAAAATCGCCAACTATCCCACTGACTAATTCGGTTAGTTTTGATTCCCAGTTCAGCAATTATTTTGACTAAGTAGTAAGTCATCAGTTCGTTATAATCAGCCAACCCAGGGGCTAAGAAAAATCCGCCAAAGCAGGCACAGGCAGCAGACTGTTTTAAGCGACGATAGTAATTAGGAAAGTGCCGTCTACCAGTTTGTACCCAGCGGAGGTAATGATAAGGATCTTGAGCTACCGCTGTCATATCGTCTGAGGATGTATCAACGCTTAAATACTCGCCAAGTTGTAGTATAAATGATTTCTGGACATAATGTCTTAAGGAATGACTAAATTTTTGATGACGGAAATTTACTAGCACTGACTGCTTTTTTTCTGTCCAGGGTACTTCCTCTGCTAACTCTTGCAAAACTCTCGCCGATAGACCAAAAGCCCAGGGATATACATTAGCTGTATATCTAGTGTGGTTGGCATAGTGAGTTCGCAGGATAAAGTCGAACTGTCTAAATTCAGGCAGCCAGGATGCCGTTCTAATACCAGCAATGCCGTCTTCGCAGTCCAGATATACGGTTTTATATTGACGAGATGGTGCAAATAAATCTTTAGGTAAAGAACCATTTTCCTCGTACCACTGACGTTCGATAACTACAATGTCGCAATCACGGGGCGTAACATTGGGATTGGATTCTAGAAGATAGCGATCGCTATCAGGAGATATTTGCCAATAATTATTACTGGCATAATATTCGATTCCCAAATGTTTAAATCCTGTCGCCAAATTAACAATCAAATCCTGAAAATAAGCTCCTTCTGGCGTACCCTCTTGAGAGGTAGTGTAAAAAAAAACTTTTGGTAACATAGTGTTGATTAAATATATTTAGTTAACTGTAAAATTAAACAATTTGTGTCAATAAACTTTTGACCTTTTGTCCTGAGACTTGCCAATTTAGATGAGATTTATAAACTGAGTAAGAAGCATAAGCTAATTGTTTATATTTTGAATAATCAGAAAATAAATTAGTGATATAGTCGCAGTACTCGACAATATCGCTATCACAAGCAAACAGCTTGCCATTTTCATCATCGTGAATCATACTGGGAATTCCTCCAACCTTAGTTGATAAACAGGGAACACCCAAAGAGTTTGCTTCAGGAAAAACCATCGGCGTGCAGTCAGCCAAGGACGGTAAAATCAAGAAATGAGATTCTATAATCAACTGATTTAGACGTTTTTTTCCTTCTAACGTTGATTTACTGATAAAGCCTAGTGGTTTAACGAATTCAGGAATTGGCTCGTTTATCAACGGTTGACAACCGACAACAATTAATTCTGTTTTTAAACCCGACTGGTTAAGCTGCTTGGCGACAGCATAGGCAACATCCCCTCCTTTTCTAAGCCATTCCATACCCATGAACAACAGTTTGCAGACATTTGATGGTCTGACTTCGATCGCATCTTTAATCTGGGAGAAATCAAGTTCACTTTTAATATTTGCCCCAAAAGGAACAACTTTTACCTTGTCAGGATTAGCTTGATAAAATTCAATCGCCGATCTAGCTGCCCAGTCCGAAGAATAGATTGCCAGTTGACATTTTTCTAATGCCAATTTCTCCATTTGATGCCAGTCATGGACAACATCAGAATGCAGATTACTGTATTGAGGATAAAAATCAGCAATGCCAGCAAAAGTCGCATCTGCCCAAAAAGCCATTGGACGATCGCATTCTAAATAGGCTATGGGATCGACTGTAGCACTAAAAACAATCTCATTTTTTTGAGGGGAAAGTTTTTGCTCAACCTGTTTGGCATAATATTTCAAAGTTTGTGGATCGGGGTTTTTTTCATAGCGTTTTTGGTGACATGTTTGATAATAATGACGTTTTATTTTGCGAAGGCCTTTTAGGCAAATTGAATCTTTAAGTGGACCAGCGTAGTTAAGATCGATTGACTGCGAACGTAATGCTTCTGCAATATGGTATCCCGTTCCAGACCATTCGTCTAAACCAGTTAATCTTGTCGAATCATATACAGTTATATATGCTATTTTCATTTTCTATCTAATTTTTAATTTAAATATGGGTCAACAAAAAGTAGACGAGTAATTTATAATTACTTTATTTATTTTAAATGTAATAAGCTAACTTAATAAAACCTTTACGATAATAAAAAGTTAAATTAAACTTATTTTATTTATTAATAAAAAAAGATTAATAACTGCATAATGAAAGAACAAATAGTCAGATGACAAAGTAAAAAAACTATTGATCCAAGACGACAGTTTGATAGTTACCTGACTGAGTGATAACGCCTTGTTCTAGTCGATAGATGCGATCGCAATGTTCGATCGTACTGAGACGATGAGCAATGATAATAATAGTTTTGCTGCCAGAAAGTGCCTTAGTGGCATCAGTAATTAAGTTCTCAGTTTCGTTATCTAGGGCGGCGGTTGCTTCATCAAACACTAAAATTTCTTTTTCGTGATAGAGTGCGCGAGCAATACCCACTCGTTGACGTTGGCCTCCAGATAGCAATATGCCTCTTTCTCCTACCGTGGTGTTTAAACCCATAGGCAGATTTTCTACTACCTCGGTTAATTGAGCTGCGGCGATCGCATTTTGGACTCGTTGGCGATCAATTAAATTATCTGGTACGCCGAAAGCAATATTTCTTTCTAGAGTGTCATCAATTAGAAAAATAGATTGAGGAACATAGCCAATTAGGTTCTGCCATGCTCTTAAATTAGAGTAAACCGAAACACCATCAAGCAAAATATCTCCACTCTTAGGTGAAAGCAAACCCATCAAAACATCTACCAGGGTTGTTTTCCCAGAACCAGATTTACCAATCAGACCGATGGAATGTCCTTTTTTAATGGTCAAGCTGATCTGATCTAGAGCATTTGTTGCCCCGCTAGGATACTTATAAACTAAATTCTCAACGGCAATTTCTGACTGAAAATTAAGTTTTTTGGCTTGCTGTAGATCTCGCTGCTGGAAAGCACCAAAATCATCATTTTGAGCTTCAAACCTTTCTGCCTCTTTTAGTTCGGCAAATAATGAATCAAGAGAATGAATGTTGTATCTAATTACGCTGATACACGAAATGGTGTTACCAGTAGCGGGTAACAGACGAATTGAAGCAATAGCAAAAATACCAAAGATAGAGGTGAGGTTTTGGCTGTTGTCCTGATTAAAAGTTACAAACAGGAAAGCAAAGACAATTAAAAAACTGATAATTACAGCTTCAACTATGTAGCGGGGCAAGTTAGCATAGCCAGATGCTGACCCCATATTTTTTGAATACTTCTTAGCAGCCTCGTTCATTTGACCTTGAAAGTAAGGCTCACAGCCAATGATTCTAGTTTCTTTTAATCCCCCTAGTCCATGATTGAGGGTGCGAATCATTTCAGCAGAAGCATCAAAACCTTCTTTTCCCCAATGGGCAAGCTTCCCTTTTAACGGGTTCAATACAGCCAGGGCAATCAGCAAAACAATGGAAATTCCGACTGATGCTGCTGCATTGGTCGATACTAATAAGATTACTAGAGCAACAATTACTACTCCATTTGATATTGCAGTTAGTAAAGATAAGACTAAACCAATGCAAAAATGATCGGTAAATGTAACTACGCTTTGAACTAAATTAGCCGAATTTTTAGTTAAATGAAGTGTATAGGGAGCAGCTAAATAAGACTTCATCAATTTGGAACATAAATCACCTTTTAAACTATGAGAAAATTCGGCAATTGACTTTTGAGCCATAAAACCCAAAGCAGCTTTAATATAGAAAGTAACAACTGTAAATATACCGAAGCAAAGTATGAATTGTTGACTTGAACTAAAGGCAAATCTTACATATATATCATTGATCCAGCTATTATTAGTTATAAAATCTGAATTTGTTACCATAGCTGCAAAGGGTCCCATTAGTCCAACTCCGAGCATTTCAAATACAGAGCTGACCACAAACAGACAGCTTATGCCCAAGAAAGCTTTATGTTTACCTTTGGTCACGTAAAAAAACTTAGATAAAAATTTGTTCATCACTGGTAAAAAGCTGCTAAATATTTTTTAAATCAAATTAACTTTACTTTTTTTATCTGAAAACAATTCATATAAAATAAGCGGTTTAATTAAATTTTTTATCTATATATATTTTCAGTTATAACCTTGATAACTTGGTTTAGCAAATAAAGATCTAATATAACGGGTGTTTTTTGAATGAATTTTTGATAAAAAAAATGATAAAACCTCCCGTCGTAAAACAAGAGGTTAATTAAGTTTATTGTGAGTTGAACTATTAATTAAAATTTAGATAAACAGTGGCTGGAAAGCATCAGTAATAATAGAAACTTCACCACCACTAGCAACAGTAATATTCAGTAGTTTATCTTCTGTATATTCTGTAGATGCAAAGATAGGATCGGTAAAATCAAAGGTTGGAAAAATTCCAACAATTCGCTTACCAGTAACCGACGTAATTGTGGCTGTTTTATTACCAATGGTTACGCTTGTATCTGTCGTTAAGCCAGAGAAGTTGACCCCACCGATAGTAAACTGACCGCCACCTTTAGCAGGCGCGCGCCAATCTGATATTTCATAGGCAGTCATTGCAGTTATAGCGTCATCATCAGGCACAATTACTGCGACACGACTATCACTTTCGTTAAGACCAATAATTGCTCCAGCAAAACCAGTGATTACGTCTAAACCTTTGCTGTTATAGATAATTTCACCAGGATTATCACCAGGTTTAGTGGTGTAAAAGGGATTGACCTTAATTGGCTGTCCTTGGGCATCAACCAGATTAGGTTCCAGCAAATTAGTATTGTCTATCTTAGTTCCATCAGGAGAAAGTTTGACATTATGCAAAGATCCATTAAACTCTTGGGTCAGTAAATTACCTCGCAATTGACCACCAAAAGCAGTAGAGCGATATTCAATAATCCCCTGAATTGGTAGGTCAAATTGCCCAATCGGCGCGGTATAGCCATCCTTGCTTGGTTCATATGAAGGATGGTAGGTGTTTTGACGATTATCTGTCTTACCGCGATTACGATTAGGCTGACCGTAGTAATTGCCCTCCTCTACGATGTTGATCTCATTTAAAGGATCTAAATTAAAAGGTTCTTGGGTCGTGGCACTAAGAGAAACATCGCCAAAGCTAGAGTTAGCATCATTTTCCGTTGCATAGACCTTGCCGTTAGTGGCAAAAACTAAATCAAAAGGATTCCGCATGCCAGGGGCATAAACTGAGACATCAACTCCAGGAGCAACTTTAACAATGCCGCCAAAACCTTGGCTGGCTTCGGGATTGGGTATTGTTAGTCCTGCGGGGGCAACCCAATCAGCAGGTAGCTG
Proteins encoded in this region:
- a CDS encoding ABC transporter ATP-binding protein gives rise to the protein MAQKSIAEFSHSLKGDLCSKLMKSYLAAPYTLHLTKNSANLVQSVVTFTDHFCIGLVLSLLTAISNGVVIVALVILLVSTNAAASVGISIVLLIALAVLNPLKGKLAHWGKEGFDASAEMIRTLNHGLGGLKETRIIGCEPYFQGQMNEAAKKYSKNMGSASGYANLPRYIVEAVIISFLIVFAFLFVTFNQDNSQNLTSIFGIFAIASIRLLPATGNTISCISVIRYNIHSLDSLFAELKEAERFEAQNDDFGAFQQRDLQQAKKLNFQSEIAVENLVYKYPSGATNALDQISLTIKKGHSIGLIGKSGSGKTTLVDVLMGLLSPKSGDILLDGVSVYSNLRAWQNLIGYVPQSIFLIDDTLERNIAFGVPDNLIDRQRVQNAIAAAQLTEVVENLPMGLNTTVGERGILLSGGQRQRVGIARALYHEKEILVFDEATAALDNETENLITDATKALSGSKTIIIIAHRLSTIEHCDRIYRLEQGVITQSGNYQTVVLDQ